In the genome of Natronomonas salina, the window GGGGGTCAACCCCTCCCTGGAGCGCCGCCTGCTCGAGCACATCCACGAGCTCAGAGAGCAGGGGTACACCTTCCTCATCGTCGAACACGATATGGACCTGATCATGGAGAACTGCGAGCACGTCATCGTGATGCACCAGGGGAAGATCCTCACCGAGGGGACGCCGGACGAGGTCCGGTCGGACGAGGAGGTCATCGAGGCGTACCTCGGAGGTGAGGTGGGCGAATGAGCGACGCGACTGCGGACCCGGAAGCGAGCATGGAAGACGACGCGGAACCGGTGACGGGCGCCAACCGGGAGACGCGGACCTGGGACGACAGCCTCCTCGCCGTCCGGGACCTCGACGCCGGCTACGGCGACCTGCAGATCCTCTCGGACGTCGACCTCGACGTCCGGGACGGCGAGTACGTCACCGTCGTCGGGCCCAACGGCGCAGGCAAGTCCACCGTGATGAAGTCGGTCTTCGGGCTCACGAACCGGATGGCCGGGACGCTCACGTTCGCCGGGAGCGACATCACGACGACCCCGCCGGAGGAGATCATCCACCTGGGCCTCGGGTACGTCCCGCAGAACGACAACGTCTTCACGTCGCTGTCGGTCCAGGAGAACCTCGAGATGGGGGCGTACATCCTCGACGAGGTCCCCCAGGACGCCCTGGAGACGGTGTACGACCGGTTCCCTATCCTCCGGGAGCGGAAGGACCAGCAGGCCGGGACGATGTCCGGCGGGCAGCGACAGATGCTGGCGATGGGCCGGGCGCTGATGCTCGAACCGGACCTGCTCCTGCTCGACGAACCGTCGGCGGGGCTGGCCCCCGACCTCGTCGACGACATGTTCGACCGGATCGACCGGATCAACGACGACGGCACCGCGGTGCTGATGGTCGAGCAGAACGCGAAGAAGGCGCTGCGCCGCTGCGACCGGGGGTACGTCCTCGTCGACGGGCAGAACCGCTACGAGGACGCCGGCGACGCGCTGCTGGCGGACCAGCAGGTCAGACAGGACTTCCTGGGCGGCTGAGCGAAAGAAAAGCGAGGCCGTTCAGTTACCGCCGAGCGCCTCCTGGATGACGGTCGTGTAGGAGTCCTCGTTCTGGTTGTACGCGACCTGGTTGGTCACCGTCCCGTCGAACTCCTCTTCGAACACGCTGCTGAACTGCTCGGAGAGCTGCTGGCCGTAGTCGTTGTTGACGTAGAGCGTCGCGGCCGTCTGCGCGCCGAGTTCCTCCGAGGCGACCTGGGCCATCACGCGGCCCTGCAGCAGGTCCGACGGCGC includes:
- a CDS encoding ABC transporter ATP-binding protein; amino-acid sequence: MEDDAEPVTGANRETRTWDDSLLAVRDLDAGYGDLQILSDVDLDVRDGEYVTVVGPNGAGKSTVMKSVFGLTNRMAGTLTFAGSDITTTPPEEIIHLGLGYVPQNDNVFTSLSVQENLEMGAYILDEVPQDALETVYDRFPILRERKDQQAGTMSGGQRQMLAMGRALMLEPDLLLLDEPSAGLAPDLVDDMFDRIDRINDDGTAVLMVEQNAKKALRRCDRGYVLVDGQNRYEDAGDALLADQQVRQDFLGG